TCCTTGATCGCACCTTCGATCGAAGGATGCAGCGGGCCGGAGTTGCCGATGCAGGTCGTGCAGCCGTAGCCGACCGTCTGGAAGCCGAGCTGGTCGAGTTCCTTCTGCAGGCCGGTCGCTTCGAAGTAATCCGTCACCACGCGTGAACCGGGAGCCAGCGAGGTCTTCACGTAAGGAGCCACCGTCAGGCCGAGCGCGTTTGCCTTCTTCGCCACCAGGCCTGCGGCGATCATCACGCTCGGGTTGCTGGTGTTCGTGCAGGAGGTGATCGCGGCGATCAGGATCGAGCCGTGGGCCAGTTCCAGATCAACCGGGCCATCCGGGAAAAGATCCGGGTCCACGGAATCAGGGGTCGGGCGATTGGCCACCATCTCCACTTCGTTGCGCGGTCCACCTTCGAAAGGCTTGTGATTGCCATCGGTCGCCAGCAGCGAATCCACGGACACGCCGGCCTTCTCGCGCATGGAAAGCGTCACGCGTTTCTCGCGAGCCTCGGCAGGCAGGCCGAAACCACCGGCGGAAACCGGAGCGGAGAACAGGGTGTCGAAGCTTTCGCGGAGCGCCGCCACATCGATGCGGTCTTGCGGACGCTTCGGACCGGCCACGGAAGGAACGATTGTCGAGAGATCGAGTTCCAGCAGGTCGGTGTATTCGCACTCGCCCTTGTCCGGGATGCCGAAGAGGCCCTGAGCCTTATAGTAATTCTCGACCGTGGTGCAGAGCTCCTCGGAGCGGCCGGTGCCGCGCATGTAGGCGATGGTCTCTTCATCGACCGGGAAGAAGCCCATGGTCGCACCGTACTCGGGAGCCATGTTGGCGATCGTGCCGCGGTCCGGCAGCGAGAGCGCCTTGGCACCCGGGCCGTGGAATTCCACGAACTTGCCCACCACGCCGTGCTTCCGCAGCAGCTGGGTGATGCGCAGGGTCAGGTCGGTCGCGGTCACGCCTTCCTTCAGGTCACCGTGCAGGTAAACGCCCACCACTTCCGGGACGAGGAAGGTCACCGGCTGGCCGAGCATGCCGGCTTCCGCCTCGATGCCGCCCACACCCCAACCGACGACGCCGAGGCCGTTGATCATGGTCGTGTGGGAGTCGGTGCCGACGAGGGTGTCCGGGTAGAAGACGCCGCCCTTTTCAAGCACTCCCTTTGCCAGGAACTCGAGGTTCACCTGGTGGACGATGCCGATGCCCGGAGGGACCACGGAGAAGGTTTCGAAAGCCTGCTGGCCCCACTTCAGGAACTCGTAGCGCTCGCGGTTGCGGATGAACTCGATCGCCATGTTGCGGTCGAGCGAAAGCTGGGAACCGGCAAAGTCGACCTGCACGGAGTGGTCCACCACCAGGTCCACGGGGACGAGAGGCTCGATCTTTTCCGGGGCGGCACCGCGCTTCACGGCGGCATCACGCATGGCGGCCACGTCCACGAGCAGCGGCACGCCGGTGAAATCCTGGAGGACGATGCGGGCGACGGTGAAGGGGATCTCGTATTCGCCCGGGGTCTTCGCGTTGTAGTTCGCCAGGTTGGCCACGTCCTTCTCGGTCACCTTCCGGCCGTCCACACAGCGGAGTACCGATTCCAGCACGATCCGGATGGACACCGGGAGCTTGGAGAGATTCGGGAAGCCCTGCTCGGCGAGCGCCGGCAGCGAGTAGAATTTGCCTTCGGCTCCGGAGCCGGTCTGGAAGGTGCGGAGTGTGTCCATGGAGTGCGGTTGCTAATGGCCAAACATTTGGGCGTGAAAAAGGAACGCACGGGGGCGCCCTGTTCGCGCGCGGGAGGGTAGGGTGAGGCGCTAAAATGTCAAAAAGCTTCCCCACAACCGCAATCTTCGCTGCTTATTCCGCTTTTGGTCTCTCGGGAAGGGGGGGCAGGCGGCGGGGCGGCGACAGTTTTCGGCCCGAATCAAGGGCCTTGGACGCGGCGAAAGCCGGGGATCGGTGCAGTCCATACCGCCCGATATCCGCTTCCTTTGGAAATTTTCGCGCGAACAGTGCGCCCGATTGGAACAGATCCCTAAGCTTTCCCACCGGAATTTCCGGCCATGAGGTTGGGCTCCCCGCATTTTTTTCCCATGAGGTCCACGTGGAATATCGACGGAGAACCCCATCTTCCAGCGGGAAGCCCTGCATTGCCAGGACCGTAGCGAAGTAGCTCTCGTCCGGAACGAACATGTTCTCGAAGATGCCGGTGTAATCCACCCCGGCTGAGAGGACCGCGGTGATGCGGTCCATTAGCCACCACTGCGAGGTGAAGCGCCAGCATGCAGTGGGGACCAGTGGGGCTGCACCCGAGCGTTCCCTATGTTTGGCATGGCTTTCGTGCGGACGATTGTACCCGAACTGTGATCGAGGATCCAGCTCCAGTCGTCTCAGGATCTCCGGCAGAGGACGGATTGGCACGCAGCTTTCGGAGAGAAGCGCGAAGTGGGTAAGGGTCTTGTCTTCCAAGGCTTCCAGCAACAAGGAGCGGCTTGCCCGGACCAAGGAGATATCTCCCCATTTCGTGTCGAACCATTCGCTGATCGCCGTGCCATCCAGAAAGCCTCCCTGCAGTTGTTCGGGAAACTTGGGATGCGAAAAAACCCTCGCCCTTTCCGGAGCTTCTTCGAGGAACTCCCGCCAAATCTGTGGGTGATTCACATCACCGCGGGTGAGGAACAGCAATCCTAGCCGGGGGCGGCCCGCGGTTCCCGAGGATGGTTGGTGAGACCGGAGGATCGAGGCTCCCCGGCTGGCTTCCGCTCCATTTGCCTGGTGCGCGAATCGTTCCGTTTCAGAATCTGCCTTCGGTTCCTCGGGCGGATTGATCACTTCTCCCAACAGGCCCGCTACCGTTTGTGTCCAGTTCCGTTGTTGCCCGTCCGTCCCGTAATTTGAATAGCGGGTACCAGTTAAGTCCGACTCGGAGACGGCTTGCCACGCCAGATTGGGATAACAAGCGTAGGTGGGAATCTTGCGGTGCAAGAGCGCGAGAAATTGGTCCGACGCTTTGGCAACCCCGAGGTCGGGCTTCCCATGGCGGTCCAACATTCTCATGACTTGCTTGTAATAGGGGGCCCGGATCGCCACCGCATGGGTATCCACCGCATGGGTCACGCGGACAACGCGGTTGCCGGCCCACCGCGGAGGCTGGGAATGGGCACAACCCAGATAGAAGATTCCCCAATCATCAGGAACCTCCACCGCCTTGATGAGCTCTTGGAAGTTCGGATGAAACTGCACGTCATCTTCGAGAAGTAACACGGCGGGGGCGCCTCTCCTTGCTGCCTCTCGCAGTGCCAGC
This portion of the Luteolibacter luteus genome encodes:
- a CDS encoding beta-1,6-N-acetylglucosaminyltransferase yields the protein MDIDAVFPLKLWINLGRREDRRLQTEFNLADAGITARRFPAIDARSKRKPFASTPAELPQAAEKTGDPGSIDAKAAEVDIRGYESAGRYALALTQRLALREAARRGAPAVLLLEDDVQFHPNFQELIKAVEVPDDWGIFYLGCAHSQPPRWAGNRVVRVTHAVDTHAVAIRAPYYKQVMRMLDRHGKPDLGVAKASDQFLALLHRKIPTYACYPNLAWQAVSESDLTGTRYSNYGTDGQQRNWTQTVAGLLGEVINPPEEPKADSETERFAHQANGAEASRGASILRSHQPSSGTAGRPRLGLLFLTRGDVNHPQIWREFLEEAPERARVFSHPKFPEQLQGGFLDGTAISEWFDTKWGDISLVRASRSLLLEALEDKTLTHFALLSESCVPIRPLPEILRRLELDPRSQFGYNRPHESHAKHRERSGAAPLVPTACWRFTSQWWLMDRITAVLSAGVDYTGIFENMFVPDESYFATVLAMQGFPLEDGVLRRYSTWTSWEKNAGSPTSWPEIPVGKLRDLFQSGALFARKFPKEADIGRYGLHRSPAFAASKALDSGRKLSPPRRLPPLPERPKAE
- a CDS encoding aconitate hydratase gives rise to the protein MDTLRTFQTGSGAEGKFYSLPALAEQGFPNLSKLPVSIRIVLESVLRCVDGRKVTEKDVANLANYNAKTPGEYEIPFTVARIVLQDFTGVPLLVDVAAMRDAAVKRGAAPEKIEPLVPVDLVVDHSVQVDFAGSQLSLDRNMAIEFIRNRERYEFLKWGQQAFETFSVVPPGIGIVHQVNLEFLAKGVLEKGGVFYPDTLVGTDSHTTMINGLGVVGWGVGGIEAEAGMLGQPVTFLVPEVVGVYLHGDLKEGVTATDLTLRITQLLRKHGVVGKFVEFHGPGAKALSLPDRGTIANMAPEYGATMGFFPVDEETIAYMRGTGRSEELCTTVENYYKAQGLFGIPDKGECEYTDLLELDLSTIVPSVAGPKRPQDRIDVAALRESFDTLFSAPVSAGGFGLPAEAREKRVTLSMREKAGVSVDSLLATDGNHKPFEGGPRNEVEMVANRPTPDSVDPDLFPDGPVDLELAHGSILIAAITSCTNTSNPSVMIAAGLVAKKANALGLTVAPYVKTSLAPGSRVVTDYFEATGLQKELDQLGFQTVGYGCTTCIGNSGPLHPSIEGAIKEGDLVCASVLSGNRNFEARVHGSIKANFLMSPPLVVAYALAGRVDLDLSTEPIGNDKAGNPVFLKDVWPSHEEVKEQLAAALKPAVYQKLYGDLDSANPKWKEISGTTGATYSWDEKSTYIQSPPFFEGGATEVGDLLNARPLGIFGDSVTTDHISPAGSIKATSPAGKYLLENGVEKAEFNSYGARRGNDRVMTRGTFANVRIKNLMCPGIEGGYTQYFGEKEVSAPDATIEAVAGAKPTFIYDASMAYQADGTKLIIIGGEDYGMGSSRDWAAKGTRLLGVSAVVTKSFERIHRSNLIGMGVLPLNFINKDDYDKVKGLADARFDITGIGGELKPMQDALLIAHLPDHSRIEIPLKVRLDTPAEVDYYLAGGILPYVLDQILEG